The Halalkalicoccus sp. NIPERK01 region CCGCCCGATCGCTCGACGGCCGGACGTGGCGCTCGTTCCTCCGGGCAGTGATCCCCTTCGTCCGGCCCGGCATTACGGCGGGGGCGCTGCTGGTCGCGCTGTACGCCGTCGGGGATTTCGGCACCCCGGCCATGCTCCAACTGGACGTCTTCACCCGGGTGATCTACGTCGAGTACAACGCCTTCGGTCGGGAGTACGCCTCGCTGCTGGCGATGCATCTCGTCGTCATCGCGCTGGTGATCCTCGCGATCGAGTCGGGGGTCAGGGGCGACGACACGCTCCACGGTAGCGTCCGCGGCTCGACCGACGAGTACGCCGTCTCGCTGGGCCGCTGGAAGTGGCCCGCGCTCGCCTGTCTTGCGCTGCTCGCCGGGGCGACCCTCCTGTTTCCGATCGGCGTACTGACGATGTGGCTACTCCGGATGCCCGACGTGTACGCCCCGTCGCTCGCCTTCGAGCCGTCCTACGCGATCAACTCCGTCACCGTCGCGGCGGCCGCGGCCCTCGTCGCCGCCCTCGCCGCGATCCCCGTCGCGTACCTCTCGGCACGCTACTCCTCGCGGCTGGTCGCGCTCTTCGAGCGGGCGACGTACATCGGCTACGCGGTGCCCGGCGTCGTCATCGGGCTGAGCCTCGTCTACTTCAGCACGCGCTACGTCGGGGCGCTCTACCAGACCTTCCCGCTTCTGGTGTTCGCCTACGTCGTCCTGTACCTCCCACAGGCCGTCGGCTCCACTCGGACGGGAGTGCTCCACGTCAACCCTCGATTGGTCGAGGCCGCCCGGTCGCTGGGCTGTACGCCCTCGAAGGCGTTTCGACACGTCGTCCTCCCGCTGATCGTCCCGGGGATCGTCGCGGGCGCGGCGCTGGTCTTCCTGACGGCGATGAAGGAGCTCCCGGCGACCCTGCTTCTGGGACCGGCGGGCTTCGAGACGCTCGCGACGTTCATCTGGCGGATCGAGCGCAGCGCCTACTACGGCTTCGCCGCGATCCCGGCGCTCGTGTTGCTCTGTGTCTCGGGACTGTCGATGCTAGTCGTCGTCTTCCGGGACCGCTACGACCGGCGCGGCACGGTCCGCGAATCGATCGCCGAGGACGTCGCCGACGACGGGTTCGGCGTCGACGAGCCGGCGGTCGCCGACGGCGGCGTCGAGCCGGCGGCCGAGCGCGACCGTCGCCCGTCGAACGAGGACGCGCTCGAACTCGACGGCGTCACGAAGTCGTTCGACGGGGAGCGGGTCGTCGAGGACGTCTCGGTCGCGGTTCGAGAAGGGGAGGTGCTGACACTCGTCGGTCCCTCGGGCTGCGGGAAGACCACGACCCTGCGGCTGATCGCCGGCCTCGAGGAGCCCGACGCGGGGACGGTCGCCGTTCGGGGGGAGACCCTCGCGGACGGCGGGGCCTCGACGGCGATCGAGGGACGAAACGTCGGCATCGTCTTTCAGGACTTCGCGCTGTTTCCCCACAAGACGGTCGCCGAGAACGTCGCCTTCGGGCTCTGGGGTGTCGAGGAGGCCGAACGCGACCGACGGATCGCCCGACTGCTCGATCTGGTGGGGCTGTCCGACCACGCCGAGCACTACCCGGCGGAGCTCTCGGGCGGGCAGAAACAGCGCGTCGCGCTCGCGCGATCGCTCGCGCCCGAACCCGACGTCCTGCTTCTGGACGAACCCCTGTCGAACCTCGACGCCGGTCTCCGGGTCGAGATGCGCGAGGCCGTTCGGCGGGTGCTCGAGGAGGTGGCGGTCACCGCCGTCTGGGTCACCCACGACCAGGAGGAGGCGCTGTCGATCGGCGACCGCGTCGCCGTGATGGACGATGGGCGGCTGCGACAGGTCGGCCCACCCCACGACGTGTTCATGCAACCCGTTTCGCGAACCGTCGCGGACTTCCTCGGCGAGGCGAGCTACCTCCCCGGCCGCCGACGCGACGGTACCGTCGAGACGCCCGTCGGGCCGATCGACGCGGACCGGCTCGTCGGTTACGAGGGGCCCCGGCCCGACGTGCTCGTCCGTCCCGACGACGTTTCGATCGAACGAGCGGGCGACGACCGGGCCGACGGAACGATCGGCTACCGCCGGTTCAACGGTCCCACGGTGAGCTACCGCGTCACGCTCGAAAACGGCGATGTCGTCGACTGCACGGCCAGCAACGACGAGCTGCTCGACCGTGGCACGGCGGTCGATCTCCGGGTCGTCGCCTCCCACCGGCTCAGGGCGTTTCCGCCGATCGAATGACGTGCTCACACGACCCGATGTCCCCCGGTACCGGCCAGCACGCCAGTTAAGTACGTGTGTCACTATCGTCCGTGTATGTCCAGTAGCCTTCCAAACATCAAAGTCGGGCGCGACGCCGAGGCGGACATGGATCCCGAGGAACTCCCCGTCTACGAGATCGAGTATCTGAACTATCAGGTGATCCCCGAGCACGGCTGGGACATCGACGACGACGACCTCTTCGAGAAGGCTGCGCGGGCGGACCTCGACGAGAAGGACCACGGGACCTTCGAGATCCGGGGAACGCGCTACATCCTCGACGGCGCGGAGGACGCCGACCAGAAGTGGCCCTTCGAGTGCCGGGCGGCCTCGTGTGCGTACTGTACGATGATCCTCGTCGAGGGAGAGGTGAAGATGGACATGGACCTGATCCTCACCGACGAGGAGGTCGAGGAACGAAACATCTACCTGAGCTGTCAGTCGATCCCGAAGAGCGAGGAGGTCAAGGTGGTCTACAACGCCATGCACCACGACTACCTCCAGGAGAACGTCGTCGGCGTCCGCGAGGTCTGAGTCAGTCCGTGGCGTGTTTCTCTATCGCCTCCTGCAGGCGCTTTTCGGGCGACGCGCTCATCACCAACTGGTCCTCCTGGTAGCTCGTCACCTCCGAGACGTCGACCTCGACGTCGGCCTCCGCAAGCGCCTCCAGCACCTCCGCCAGCAGGAGTCGCTGGATCTCCAGTTGGCTCTCGAGGGCGTTCGTCTTCGTGAACGTCCGGTCGGCGAAGTCGGTGAGCGACTCGGAGAACTCCGCGAGGTTGGCCTCGGTGCCCTTGACCCGCCGTTCGCCCAGGCTGATCCGGGCGTAGTTGTCCACCTCCTCGATCTCCGTCTGGAGGTCGTCGATCCGCTCTTCGATCTCCTCGGTTCGTCGGTCGATCAGTTCCTCGATCTGGTAGTCGACCGTCGATTCGCCGTTCTCGGCGTCCTCGCCCGTCTCGATTGCCGCCCCGTCGCTGGAAGACATGTGAGCACAATCACCACGATTTACCATATAGCTTTGGCACGGGACTCGGGGATCAGTCGTCGCCCGACGCGGCGTCCGGGCGCTCCGTCGCCTGGAGGATGAACGTCCGTTGGGGCGGCGGGGCGACGCGGAACTCGACGGTTCGAACCAGCCGGTAGTACTTGCGGTTCCCCCGACGGTAGTGTTCGACGATCCCGCTCTCCTCGAGCGTCGAGAGGTGGTGGGCTGCCGTCTTCCCGTCCATCCCGACGGCCTCCGTGAGTTCGGAGACGTACCGCGGCCCGTGGGAGAGTTCGCGGATGATCTTCAACCGCGGCGTGCTCCCCAGCACGTCAATCAGTGACACGGGATACCCTTTGTAACTCCCCACCATAGTCATTGCTACTCGACTGACAGGCGCTCCCGACGGGAGCGCCCGGAGTTAAGTGAGTCGGGTGACACCCATCACCATGGGTAACGACATCGAGTTTCCGGACGAGAGCGACCACGGGCGCAAGACGATCACCAGCGGCTTTTTCGAGCGCGAGATACGCCTCTCGGGGGGCGAGACCGCGGCCTTCCTCCGTAACCTCGCCGACGCCATCGAGAGCGATACCTCGATCACCGTCTCGGGCAGCGACTGGGAGATCCCCTTCGAGTACCGCGAACCCATCGAGGTCGAGGTCGAGTTCTCGAAGAAGCGCGAGGGCGAACTCGAGATCGAAGTCGAGTTCTCCGAGGCCCGTGGCGGCGAGGGGAGCGGCCTCAGCGTCGAGTAGTGTACTACTTCGGGCTGTACCACTGGCGACGGCGGCTTCGAGAACTCGCCGTCGGGGTTGGCGCGCTCCTCGCGGTCGCCGCGGCGTGGCGCGCGACCCCCTTCCGGCGCGCTCGCGCGCTCGCGGTGGTCGTGGCGACGCCGGCGTTCGTCCGCGCGGGCCGCGCGGGATCGAAGCTCCTGCGTCCGCCGCCGTGGGCGCTCGAACGCCACAAGTACGACGCGCTGGCGGTCGAACTCCCCCTCGGGGACGCCACGCGGGTCCTCGACGTCGGCTGTGGGACGGGTCGGTCGCTCGTCGGGCTCGCACCCCACCTCTCGGGGGGCGCGTCGGTGATCGGCCTCGACGTCTTCGACGACCGAGTGATCCTCGGCAACGCCCCGCTGCTCGCCCGGCGAAACGCCCGCGAGGCGGGGATCGACGTCGTTCCCGTCAGGGGTGACGCCGTCCGACTCCCCCTCGTCGAGGACTCACAGGAGGTCGTCACCGCCTGTCGCGTCCTCCACGACCTGCCCGCCGAGGATCACGGGCGCGCGCTCCGGGAGATCAACCGGGTCTGCCGACCCGGCGGAACCCTCGGCGTCCTCGAACTGCCCTTGGTTCCCGACGGGGCCGCGAGCGATCCCGAGACGTACTGGCGCGAGCGGGTCGCAGAGGCGGGCTTTTCGATCGAACGGGTGAAACGGGTCGAGCGAACGCGCGGCGGCGAGCCCTACATCGTGCTCGTCGCCGCGCCCATCGGGTGACACGGTACTGGTCGAGGCGTCGCTCGATACTGATGGAGCGGTAGGGACGGCGGTTCATTCCGTCACTCACGGCGTGACGGCCTCGCTCCTCGCAGTGGACGACCGAGTAACCACCAACCGGTGATCAGGAGGACGCCCCCCGTCGTCGCGGTGATGACCAACGGCGTCGGGTTGTCGCCGGGGGTAACGAGCGGGCCGCCGATGGACGCGCCGAACAGGAGCGAGATCGTTCCGACGATCAGACAGACGCCGCCGACCGTCCGGATCACGGTCGATCCGTCCCCCGACTGGAGTCGACGGGCTACTCCTGCTCCGACGAGCGCCAGCAGGTAGAGGAAGAGGGGGAACCCGAGGGGATAGTAGGGAGTCAGGAACGGGAGGACGACCTCGACGACGTCGTATGCGACGATCAGGAGGTAGGCCGGAATCTGCAACGCTCGAAACTCGACGGTCCTCACGAGATAGAGCGCGATGATGACTGCATAGGCGACCGCGACGTCGCGCCCGAGTAGGGTCCGCCGTGCTCTCACGAGCGAGGCCATGTCGAACCATTATATTTCTGTGAATATATATCTGCCCGGGATAGTGGAGGACTTCAACGAGCGGTGAACGGGCCGTACCACACCTCCTCGGTCGATACACGGATCGCAAACCGGTCGCTGGTGCCGGTTTCGCCTCGAAAAAACCGTGATCGCGGCGTCGTCCTACTCCTCCATCGAGAAGACGACGAGTCTGTCGTCGCGCTTGCCCCGGCGGAGCCAGCCGCTGCCGCCGATCTGGACGGCGACGTACTGCTTTTCGGTACCGGGGTCGTACCAGCTCATCGGGTCGCCCGAGATCGCGGGCTCGCCGCAGTCGTACTCCCAGAGGCGCTCGCCGGACTCGCCGTCGTAGGCGACGAAGTCGCCGTTCTGGTTTCCGGCGAACATCAAACCGGTCTTCGTCGACATCGTGCCGCCCCACAGGTAGATGTCGCTGTCGATCCAGTCCTGCCAGGCTATCTGGCCCGTGAACGGGTCGACCGCCGTGATGACGCTGATGTGTTCGTTGTACCCCTCGGGGACCGCTTCGGTCTCGTCCTCGAGGATGCCGCCCCAGTACTTCTTGCCTTCCTCGAACTCCTCGAAGCGCCACCACGCCTCCTGGAAGGAGTTGTGGAGCTTGTGGTACGTGAGGCCGAGTTCGGGGTTGTAACAGCCGGGCTGCCAGTCGTTGCCGCCCATCCCGCCGGGCATGAACGGGACCCGTCGGCCCTCGTCGATGTGGGGGATCATCCGGAACATGTTGAGCTGCTGGGCGAGCGGTTCGCTGCGCATGAGCAGCTCGCCGGTCTCGGCGTCCAGCACGTACTGCCACGCCGTCTTGCCGACGCTCACGACCACGTCGCGGGTCTTCCCGCGCATCTCGACGTCGCGGATCAGGATGCGGGGCATCGCCGAGTCGTAGTCCCAGACGTCGTGGGGCGACTCCTGGTGGAACCACAGCTCCTCGCCCGTCTCGAGGTCGAGACACAGCGTTCCGGCGCTGTTCCTGTTGGGGCCCGGCCGGACCGAGCCGTCGAAGTCCGGTCCGGGGTTGCCGATCGGCATGTACAGCCGCCCGTTCTCGGGATCGGGGGTCGCGGTCATCCAGTTGGTCGTGCTCGACTGGTTGATGCTGTCGCCGACCCACTC contains the following coding sequences:
- a CDS encoding ABC transporter ATP-binding protein: MAEDVADDGFGVDEPAVADGGVEPAAERDRRPSNEDALELDGVTKSFDGERVVEDVSVAVREGEVLTLVGPSGCGKTTTLRLIAGLEEPDAGTVAVRGETLADGGASTAIEGRNVGIVFQDFALFPHKTVAENVAFGLWGVEEAERDRRIARLLDLVGLSDHAEHYPAELSGGQKQRVALARSLAPEPDVLLLDEPLSNLDAGLRVEMREAVRRVLEEVAVTAVWVTHDQEEALSIGDRVAVMDDGRLRQVGPPHDVFMQPVSRTVADFLGEASYLPGRRRDGTVETPVGPIDADRLVGYEGPRPDVLVRPDDVSIERAGDDRADGTIGYRRFNGPTVSYRVTLENGDVVDCTASNDELLDRGTAVDLRVVASHRLRAFPPIE
- the fer gene encoding ferredoxin Fer gives rise to the protein MDPEELPVYEIEYLNYQVIPEHGWDIDDDDLFEKAARADLDEKDHGTFEIRGTRYILDGAEDADQKWPFECRAASCAYCTMILVEGEVKMDMDLILTDEEVEERNIYLSCQSIPKSEEVKVVYNAMHHDYLQENVVGVREV
- a CDS encoding winged helix-turn-helix domain-containing protein, which translates into the protein MSLIDVLGSTPRLKIIRELSHGPRYVSELTEAVGMDGKTAAHHLSTLEESGIVEHYRRGNRKYYRLVRTVEFRVAPPPQRTFILQATERPDAASGDD
- a CDS encoding amphi-Trp domain-containing protein, which produces MGNDIEFPDESDHGRKTITSGFFEREIRLSGGETAAFLRNLADAIESDTSITVSGSDWEIPFEYREPIEVEVEFSKKREGELEIEVEFSEARGGEGSGLSVE
- a CDS encoding class I SAM-dependent methyltransferase — translated: MYYFGLYHWRRRLRELAVGVGALLAVAAAWRATPFRRARALAVVVATPAFVRAGRAGSKLLRPPPWALERHKYDALAVELPLGDATRVLDVGCGTGRSLVGLAPHLSGGASVIGLDVFDDRVILGNAPLLARRNAREAGIDVVPVRGDAVRLPLVEDSQEVVTACRVLHDLPAEDHGRALREINRVCRPGGTLGVLELPLVPDGAASDPETYWRERVAEAGFSIERVKRVERTRGGEPYIVLVAAPIG
- a CDS encoding PQQ-binding-like beta-propeller repeat protein, with product MSIDEDRAVKAAQDTVVRETDNGYRVLGAPEKSVTHQHDIDRIPERDVTQEMLNETAENPESWLTYGGGYEQHRHTTCEVITPENVGDLELEYELSVGAGSSMEGTPLVVPGDPPIMYQTNGPTHMKAIDPREGEILWSYTYAVPNDVVLCCDDNTRGAAVLGDQVFMTTLDSGVVALDRYTGEEQWYTGTADHERGYSATWAPVVYDGTLFTGSAGGEYGVRGFHTALDTDTGDEKWRINVSSEEEWVGDSINQSSTTNWMTATPDPENGRLYMPIGNPGPDFDGSVRPGPNRNSAGTLCLDLETGEELWFHQESPHDVWDYDSAMPRILIRDVEMRGKTRDVVVSVGKTAWQYVLDAETGELLMRSEPLAQQLNMFRMIPHIDEGRRVPFMPGGMGGNDWQPGCYNPELGLTYHKLHNSFQEAWWRFEEFEEGKKYWGGILEDETEAVPEGYNEHISVITAVDPFTGQIAWQDWIDSDIYLWGGTMSTKTGLMFAGNQNGDFVAYDGESGERLWEYDCGEPAISGDPMSWYDPGTEKQYVAVQIGGSGWLRRGKRDDRLVVFSMEE